The segment tcctcctgaaccagaagaagagggctttctactcaggggacagagaggagcagcgtagagtccagcgggagctccagtggaagatcagggcagcaaagaaggattatgggaagaagatggaggagcagctggcgcagaacaacgtcagggatgtgagaagaggtctgaagaacatctccggcttcgggcagaggaccagcagggctgcagacggtgacaccaagtctgcagatgagttgaacacattcttcactcggttcgactccccccacactggccccctccctgccgtcaactctccacacgtctccaaccaccagccctccagagacctaccatcccccccaccgccactcctatcaacgactgacccatccacaccttcagccctaccttcctcccccctcacaatcacaccaatgcaggtgagaggtcagctgatgaggctgaaacaaaggaaagcctcaggaccggacggcatcccccccaggctgctgaggacctgtgcagatgagctctgtgaggtcctcagctacatctacaacctgagcctcagtcTCGGGGTGGTAGCTCGAGGCtgaataaagactatcttatcttatcttatcttatctaataTGTCAGAAAAAGATGAGCAGCCTGCCTCAATGGTTCAATCACATCTACTTCCTGTGCAAATACAAAAAGATTTATGTACCGTAATGCATAAACTAAATGAAATCACAACCCTTGTACAACAGCAACTTTTACTGTCTTTACCCACTCGTGAGATTCCAGTAATTGATGGGGATCCCCTCCAGTAAGGAAACTTCATCAGAGCCTTTGAACATGGAGTGGAATACAAAGCTAATAAAGCAGACGCTCTGTATTTTCTGGAGCAATTCACAAAGGGTCAGCCCAGAGAATTAGTGAGGGAGGAGTTGCCAGTATATGACTCCTGACAGTGGTTATCTACTGGCTAAAAAGCTTTTGCATGAACACTTTGGAAATCTCGGCTCTGATGGCTGGTTTGATTACTCTCTTTAAACACCTGCTCTGCTCCATCCCGCCTGCAATTATCTCTTACTGGTTTCACCTGGTCCCACCTCCATATAATCCCGGTTCAGTCCAGCCATCAGGGCCAGATCATCTGCTCTAGTTTCTCGGTGAGTCTGATCCAGCATTCAAGTTGCCTGTGGATCATTTTCTGATTTGTTTGCAGCgttctgagccatcctgtttccTGCTACCTGTTTACAGGACCTGATTCTGTGCCTGGACTAGTTGAGCTCGCTGTTGCTAGTTTATCCTTTAAGTCTTTTCATTTTTGACCCTGGACTGTTTTTGGATTATGGATTCttgttttttccctttgtttGATTCTCTGCCAGTATCATGTTTTCTggttcctgtttccctgtctgtcagaaaataaattatcttttatcGGCACACcttttgtctggctgaatatttgGTCCATACTCTGAACCGTTACACATTTGGATTCTTTTAAAGTTGCAAGATGCAACTTTAAAAATACTCAAGTATTTTGCCTACTTGAGTTACAACTCAAGTAGGCAAAATAGTGGGCATGCAAATACACCGAGAAAAGAATAATGAATCTGTTCTTTGCCGCAAGATAACAGGACCAACGGAGGAGGATCCCGTATTTCATCAACACGggctaaactttttttgttataaaacGCCTAATCGATATATTTCGAAGACATATTTATCACTTCTTCTTTGAAGTTATCCCAAATGAGAACCCTCTGTTATTGCGACATGTCTACAGATGGATGTAGGACTGGGGGAGCAGCTTTCAGACATACGCTGCTGTTTCTCGATGTTTCACCGAAGCAGATGTTGTGCCGGTGGCTCTGCTTGCTCAGCCTGAGCCTTTTGTTCCTTTTGTGGTTAGGACTCTTCGTCACACGCGGTCCTTTACCCGCTACAAAAGGCTCAAGCCTCTGGGGCTACAGGAGGATTAGCCCGGACCGGACAGGTCAGGTGAGGGAGCTGAGGATCCAGGACACCAAGGCTCACATAAAACGTTTTTGTGATTTGCAGCGTCCCTCAAAACCAATCTGACAACTTTAAATTCATGCTGTAGGCTAAATAATCCACATTTCCTTCACTTTtcatgtctgctgctgaaataaGTGCGAAACAATATATCTTGATGTTGTGTAGTAAGTtaatatacttttatttaattgaaggCTACAGTCAGCCACTCTTAAAAGTTAGGActactttaaacaaaaaattactttatgTAATGCTGCAAGTAGGCCGTTGTAAACAGTGTATTTGGATtagattgcaaaaaaaaaacaaaaaaaaaaaacacatagtcCTCTCCGCGCCTTCAGCTCATGTACGAGTATTAACCCAAGTTAGATTATGGAAAGCTTGAGAACAGTAGCTGTGTGCAGTTGAGATATTTTCCGGAAATCAaagtaaataacatttattcacatttatgcTATACTTATGAGAAGAAATTTAAACAGGCGGttcaaatagataaaataaaacaatattttagctGTTGATACTCTTTAGTTATGCTCTAAAACAGGGTCAAAAGTCAAGTCCACTGTTATTTTGTAGGTGGAAGGCTGGAAAATTTTTGAAGTATGGCTTTTGAACATTACAGGCTTTCTCCGGCATGATGCAAAAGATAATTGATTCAACTTCCTTCAAATTCAGTAgtttacatacatatatattattgaCTTTCTGTTTTCCATGAGTTAAAATGCGATGTGATGCTGTAGCCTGACCAAAGAAGTGCACTGAGACGATAAGCAAGCACAGACATACCCCCTGCCCCCAAAAGTGGTTGCTGAGTCATAATATgagttaaagacaaaagaacattTAAGACAGGAAGATTATGATTAAATGAGTCGCAGTTGCATTAGATCAATGCTAGATTTGATTTACTCATTCTGGCTGAGACATAACACATCTTTAAGCCTAATCTGTTTTGTCCTTGCAGTTTCTGGAAACTCACTGTAACCACTGTGCCTTGGTCTCCAGCTCCGGTCAGATGCTTGGTGCCGGCACGGGAGATGAAATCGACCAAACAGAATGCGTGATCCGTATGAACAACGCCCCCACCAGAGGTTTCGAGGAGGACGTCGGGAGCCGCACCGACGTCCGGGTCGTGTCTCACACCTCTGTTCCCCTGCTGGTTAAAAACGAGCGGTATTATTTCAAACAATCTGCAAACACGACGTACGTGATTTGGGGCCCCGAGAAGAATATGAAGCAAGACGGAAAAGGAGTTACTTTCAATGCGCTCCTGAAGCTGGCCACCAAGTATCTGAAAGCAAAAATTTATATGGTGACCCGAGACAAGATTCAGTACTGTGACAACGTGTTTCAGAATGAAACAGGACTAAACAGGTATGGTTTGGGTGTAGTAGTGTCTCAGCTCAGTAAGCAACAACTTTAATTGTGCTAAAACTTGTGCAATAAAAGAGCTAAACATTGCAAATAACACATTatatttaccacagttgccaGTCAACTGTTTCTCTCTTGTAAAACGTAAACGaacaaaacttaatttttttagtaGTGTGGAGATTCTATAGATAAAGttaataatgaaacaaaaaaagcactaGACGTTATGCTGcctaatttacttatttataattACTTGAAAATTTCCAAATTATTTCCTAAATAGTGCAGTCAAAAAACTACAGTTTATGTTCCCAGTTTAGTCCCAGCATGAAACTGTTTTATCTTGAGGAGATTAGTAAACTGGAACCTATTTTATAATGATTAAACTAtgaaaaatcaagatttttattttaagtactaTACCTCTGTGATATCTGTATTTCGGACCCCTgaacagttcttttttttcaactataatttttttcaaactccAGTGTTTGTACGACTGAACAATCCCTGTCAACAAAAAGCTGCAGTTGCTAACATTTTTTGCCAACAATGTATtgactgatttattttcatcaaaagAAGAACATGTGTTTTGCCATCAGAAGcaaaatctgccttttttttaatgtgtgctaTGATCTCCTTGGTGCAAGATTTCCATCTAAAGAGATCCAATTACTGAATAATGTTTCTGTCCATGTAATTACTAATTCTTctcttgttttaaagaaatattgctCCAGGTGAGGCTTGAACTCACAACCTCGGCATGACTCGGCAGGTTACTGTCTTATAAGTACCGCGCGCTGACCGATTGCGCCACTGGAGCCTGCCAGGCTTGTTTATGATATCTGCATACGTGACGTGACCTACCATATCCCACTGTCCAGGTCAGGTTATCAAGGCTTTGAGGCCCAACTAAATCTATTACAGATGTAGCCAGGCCAGAAGGCAAAGCCTCTCTATTATGACCTCACACGCAAGCTCCTACAGGCTTCCTCAATCCCCTTCCTCTTGGAAAAGCATACCAGTCAATGTGTTTTCCTGTATTTAGATCTTTGAATAACTCTTGGTCTGACCATGTTGGTGAGATCAATTTGTTATTGGAGACTTTACCAGGGGTCAAATCTTCAGAAAACCTATTGTTCCTAGAATTGTAGGGATGTCCTATTACCCAGGATTAGCTCAAATTAGGGCTGTTTTTATTGCTTGAGAAGAAGCCAGCTGGGATTTCAGACACGTGATCTGAATGCCTCCCAGAGAGAGACTGCAAGGCAGACCCAAAACTAGATCTTCTGACCCAGGGTTTCTTTTGGATTCCCCATAATGAGAGAGATTTCTGAGTTTCCCTCCATGACAGGTTACTCCCTCCACCTCATCTTGACTAGACACAAGACACTGGTTGGATGGATAATGAGAGTGATCTTTTTCACTTCATTCTGAAGTCTAGAACTATTCTATTTTTCAAAGTCCAGTTTTTGTACGAGTGAACAATCCCTGTCAACAAAAAGCTGCATCTGCCTTTTTTGAATACATGCTATGATCTCCTTGGTGCAAGATTTCCAGCTAAAGAGATCCAATTACTGAACAATGTTTCTGTCCATGTAATTACTAATTCTTctcttgttttaaagaaatattgctCCAGGTGAGGCTTGAACTCACAACCTCAGCATGACTCCACAGGTTACTGTCTTATAAGTACCGTGCGCTGACCAATTGCGCCACTGGAGCCTGCCAGGCTTGTTTATGATATCTGCATACGTGACGTGACCTACCATATCCCACTGTCCAGGTCAGGTTATCAAGGCTTTGAGACCCAACTAAATCTATTACAGATGTAGCCAGGCCAGAAGGCAAAGCCTCTCTATTATGACCTCACACGCAAGCTCCTACTGGCTTCCTCAAtcctcttcctcttgacaaGACATTGTAGTAAATTTTGCATGATATCTGCTTACATGACGTGACCTACCATTTTCCCCTACAAGCTTCATCAATCTTCCTACTCTTGACAGGGCATAGCAATAAATGTGGTTTTCGTTCATTGACATTTATAAATAACTCTTGTTGGGACAAATTCTGGGATACACATTGGAAATAGGAAACTTTATCAGGGCTCCATTATTGCGCCATCACAAGCGAAATCTCCCTTTTTTAATATATGCTATGAATTAGGTGGTGCAAGATTTCCAGCTAAAGAAATCTAATTCTAGGAAACTTTTTAGGAGATTATGCCACTGAAGCCTGTAAGCCTGAGGtgctttgccgcatgtcttcctccctctctcaaaccccatTTCCTTTCATCctgctttaagaaaaattaTCCACTCTAAAATCCCACAAAAAGAATatgtcttaaaaaaacatcaaggacTACAAGTGTAGTATTGATAGGAAATTCCATGAAAATCTAAGTTTtctaatattaaacatttttgtgtaaAAGGGAAATTAATGATAAACCCTCAAACATGTTCCTGTTCACCTATTCAAATAATGtataaaaactaatttattgTAACTGGTGGCTTTCTAAGGGGGTTGTTAAATTATGCATCTATCAGAATaaatttttatgtttcttttccttAGGATGAAAACAGGTGCCTTTCTCAGCACTGGATTTTTCAGTATGATCCTCGCTATGGACATGTGTGACAGCATCAGTGTTTATGGAATGATTGATGATAACTACTGCAAGTGAGTTTATGATCTACACCAAAGCTCCATCATTTCAAGTGTAGCTCCCTCCAAAAAATGGTTTCCCTCTGTTaatgatttgtaaaaaaaaaaaaaaaaaaaaaaagtttaaaaaaatgtttttgttatatgGAGACTAGGGTTTAATCACCTATTATTGGGTTACTTCTCATTTTAGCCCTGTACGGGGGCACTCATGTCATATTGCATATACTAAAATTCCCTTCTGAGCAATGGGAACCCACATCAAAAAGGTGTTTCATTTTgagttctctctgttttctaaGTAAACATGCTTGACAACATCACCGCCATATACTGTATAGTAATGTTTTACACCTAAGACagtaaaaacatagaaaatataACAGAGtgaaaattaaacacaatttaaagtATTGAAATGCATTTTCAGGTTTTATAATTTTCTGCCAAAATACAGTTAAAATATGCTATTTACagtcatttaaaataggaaactAAAATTATTCTAATCTTTACTTGAGGTGTACTTGTAATAAGTTTGACTATGACTATACTTAAATATCTTTAAATTGACTAGAGTTGTTATTGCATTATTCCCTAAGGTAATACATCACACAGacatcaaaataaatatataaataatatgctTTTCTTTTACCCCTTTTGTTCTTGGCatggtgaaaataaaatctaaaatatatattggGTTGTCAGACTGCACATTCCAGTGGTTGTGGTTAAGGAAAAgcatttgtgttttatatttttgcccATTATTAATAGCAAGACCAAAATGATGTTTTGGAGCAATTCAAACTAAGAAATGACGAAATTGTATTCAACCTTGGTGAACCTCTCTAAAACTGTACTTCAGAGATTTTTTTCAGCTCTTTCACTAGTCTCCTCACGAATCATAGCGAAAAGTTAAACCTGTCCTCATCTAGCCTTGATTGTGTCTGTTACAGTTGTTTTGAACCATTTAACTATGCTCTGTCCATGAACACCTTCATCGGTAGAAAACTAGATGTTTTCTTGTTGCCATTTCCTGATATGTAAAGATCAACACACAAATGACCTTTTCTAGTTTGAAGAGTGAATAGGGAAAAAAATAGGCTTTTCTGTTGTTTCACCCCAGAAAAACCCAATCTTATTAATTACTCATGACAATCTCTTAACCATTCTGATCAAGGATGTTAAAAATTCTGTAgctgcatttattttactgGAGCTGTTAGGGTTTTTCCACggaatatgttaaaaaataaaaacaattatttcccTACCTTTCTTTCTATTGAATAAATGTGCTGCAAATTTGAGGTTGGACTTGtacttttttcaattttaaatgagGTTACTACTGTAAACCCTGTCCTAATTCTTGTGCTTTTTGCATCCTGACAGCCGAGCACATCACAGAGTAGTTCCTTACCATTACTACGAGCAGAAGAAGATCAGTGAATGCAAGATGTACACGTTCCACCAGAACAAAAAGCTCGCAGGACACCGCTACATCACTGAGAAGGCTATCTATGCCAAATGGGCAACACGCCACAAGATACAGTTTAAACATCCTGCATGGAGGCTCTGAGGAATGGCATCTTATATACTAAATATCCTGTCAACAGGTGATGGTGTTACAAAAGCAGGTGGAAGTTACTGTACTCAAGCTTTATGTTCTTGTTTCAACCaaacagtttttactttttattatttttatgtgatGAAGGGCATTTAACTGGCAGCGTTCAGTGTCTGTCATTGATTATTTAGGTTGTGTTTACCCATATTTAAATGGATTCCAGTAAAGCCCAACAAAGCACAAAACTGAAACAGTTTATGTCACAGTTGGCTAccaatcattcattcatttccaTCTTGTGTCTAAATTTTAAGACCTATTctgcccattttttttttacctgtttattCTTTAGACAAATACAACATGTACTTTTAAAGACATGAACCTGCAATtgtaaataacatttctgtacaaTGTTAGATAGAATATATTAGGTATAAATATTCAAGACATCAATGTTACAAATATGCAATTTAAAAGGCTTGATTATGTTCGTTGGCTTACGTCGTGTTCATACCAATAAATCTGTTTCACATTCTGCCAAATACCAACCAGAAAAGTAacatacaaaacatacaaagtGAGGTATGtagagaaaaaatattaatacagcCTCAGGGGTCTTTCAGATTAAGTGTCTATGCTGGCAGGCCATGTGACACATAGACTGAACATAGGTGGACTTCCTTTCCATAAATATGTGACTTTTAAGGTAATTGTTTGCACCATAACTTTTTAAAGACTTCATAGCAAAAGgggttgatttatttttttctcatttcactttgCCATCTTAAACAGTTTCATAAAATAGAATTAAAGTTCATAGTAAGTAAAAGTTAAATTGCAGGTTGAAAttgttttgaaatgaaaaacaggCTGAAATCTTACTTTATTGATGTGCAAATCTAGTAGAGACATATCCTAAAAGACTTGCCTGGCTCAATCCTTGGACTCCGAGTTGAGCAAAAATCCTAAACacactttcagatttctatatgtaaaaaaaggaatttgaaaCCCCACATATGCTTTTTAATTCCATTTTTATCTATTCACCGCATTGAGCTGGTCTGTCActtaaaatactaataaaatcCACTGTCATTAGAAGTTATAAGGTAACAAAATGGGCCTCAAAACTTTTACAGAATAGGACT is part of the Fundulus heteroclitus isolate FHET01 chromosome 13, MU-UCD_Fhet_4.1, whole genome shotgun sequence genome and harbors:
- the LOC118565325 gene encoding alpha-N-acetylgalactosaminide alpha-2,6-sialyltransferase 3-like; amino-acid sequence: MRTLCYCDMSTDGCRTGGAAFRHTLLFLDVSPKQMLCRWLCLLSLSLLFLLWLGLFVTRGPLPATKGSSLWGYRRISPDRTGQFLETHCNHCALVSSSGQMLGAGTGDEIDQTECVIRMNNAPTRGFEEDVGSRTDVRVVSHTSVPLLVKNERYYFKQSANTTYVIWGPEKNMKQDGKGVTFNALLKLATKYLKAKIYMVTRDKIQYCDNVFQNETGLNRMKTGAFLSTGFFSMILAMDMCDSISVYGMIDDNYCNRAHHRVVPYHYYEQKKISECKMYTFHQNKKLAGHRYITEKAIYAKWATRHKIQFKHPAWRL